One window of the Lactococcus lactis genome contains the following:
- the glmM gene encoding phosphoglucosamine mutase has translation MGKYFGTDGVRGEANVELTPEMAFKLGRFGGYVLSQHELGTPKVYVGRDTRISGQMLASSLISGLLSVGIEVYDLGVIATPGVAYLVKKDGASAGVMISASHNPALDNGIKFFGGDGYKLEDEKELEIEALIDAEEDTLPRPSAQGLGMLHDYIEGVRKYQAFLKTTAEGNFEGYKVVLDTANGAAYTSARAVFADLEANLTVIGENPDGLNINVKVGSTHPEAMAKKVVETGSDLGLAFDGDADRLIAVDENGEIVDGDKIMFIVGKYLLGQGKLAQDTLVTTVMSNLGFHLALEEAGINSVITAVGDRYVVEEMKKNNYNFGGEQSGHMIFLDYNTTGDGQLSAIQLLKVMRETGKSLSELASEVTIYPQKLVNVRVKDNAAKKSAMDVPAIQKVISEMETSMNGKGRILVRPSGTEPLLRVMAEAPTHEEVNHVVDTIVEVVEAEIGVK, from the coding sequence ATGGGTAAATATTTCGGAACAGACGGTGTTCGCGGGGAAGCAAATGTTGAATTAACGCCGGAGATGGCTTTTAAACTTGGTCGTTTTGGTGGCTATGTCCTTAGTCAACATGAATTAGGTACACCAAAAGTTTATGTTGGTCGCGATACACGAATTTCTGGACAAATGCTTGCGAGCAGTTTGATTTCAGGACTTTTGTCTGTTGGGATTGAAGTTTATGATTTAGGAGTCATTGCAACACCAGGTGTAGCATATTTAGTTAAAAAAGATGGTGCCTCTGCTGGGGTCATGATATCAGCCAGCCATAATCCAGCACTTGATAATGGAATTAAATTCTTTGGTGGTGATGGTTATAAATTAGAGGATGAAAAAGAACTTGAAATTGAAGCATTGATTGACGCTGAAGAAGACACATTGCCACGTCCATCTGCTCAAGGCTTAGGAATGCTGCATGACTATATCGAAGGTGTTCGTAAATATCAAGCTTTCTTAAAAACAACAGCAGAAGGTAATTTTGAAGGCTATAAGGTTGTTCTTGATACAGCTAATGGTGCAGCTTATACTTCTGCTCGTGCCGTTTTTGCTGATTTAGAAGCGAATTTGACAGTTATTGGTGAAAATCCTGATGGACTCAATATCAATGTAAAAGTAGGCTCAACTCATCCTGAAGCGATGGCTAAAAAAGTTGTCGAAACAGGAAGTGACCTCGGACTTGCCTTTGACGGTGATGCTGACCGCCTGATTGCCGTTGATGAAAATGGAGAAATTGTTGATGGCGATAAAATTATGTTTATCGTTGGGAAATATCTTCTTGGACAAGGAAAATTGGCTCAAGATACGCTAGTAACAACTGTGATGTCTAATCTTGGATTCCATTTAGCGCTTGAAGAAGCAGGGATTAATTCAGTGATTACAGCCGTTGGTGACCGTTATGTTGTTGAAGAAATGAAGAAAAATAATTACAACTTCGGTGGTGAACAATCGGGTCATATGATTTTCCTTGATTACAATACAACAGGAGATGGTCAACTTTCAGCCATTCAATTGTTGAAAGTAATGCGTGAAACTGGCAAATCTTTATCTGAATTAGCAAGTGAAGTTACAATTTATCCACAAAAATTAGTTAATGTTCGGGTAAAAGATAATGCAGCTAAAAAATCAGCAATGGATGTGCCAGCGATTCAAAAAGTAATTTCAGAAATGGAAACTTCAATGAATGGGAAAGGTCGTATTTTAGTTCGCCCTTCAGGAACTGAACCACTCTTGCGTGTCATGGCTGAAGCGCCAACTCATGAAGAGGTCAATCATGTTGTAGATACCATTGTTGAAGTTGTTGAAGCAGAAATTGGTGTAAAATAA
- the treR gene encoding trehalose operon repressor — MKKYEVILQDLEKKIFNDIYKTNDILPSENELSANYESSRSTVRQALKILEEKGLIQRRHGYGSIVLAHDRLLFPISGLTSYKELQTSMGFHSETEVIRFERLEINPKLSETTGFAVGEHAISILRRRKVDGKFSILDWDLFLEKYSEGLTPEHAKISTYDYLEDTLGLDIAYAQKEVTIDFACEDDFKYLDLNPKDHHVVSVKSHVYLADNTLFQYTESRHQVDRFRFTEFARRQKR, encoded by the coding sequence ATGAAGAAATATGAAGTGATTTTGCAAGATTTAGAAAAAAAGATTTTTAACGATATCTATAAAACGAACGATATTCTTCCAAGTGAAAATGAGCTCTCTGCTAATTACGAGAGCAGTCGTTCAACAGTCAGACAGGCTTTAAAAATTTTAGAAGAGAAAGGGCTTATTCAAAGACGACATGGCTATGGTAGCATTGTCCTCGCTCACGATAGGCTCCTTTTCCCTATCTCTGGCTTAACTTCATACAAAGAACTACAAACCTCTATGGGTTTCCATAGTGAAACTGAGGTCATTCGATTTGAAAGACTTGAAATTAACCCTAAACTTTCAGAAACAACTGGTTTTGCCGTTGGTGAACACGCCATAAGTATTCTCAGAAGGCGCAAAGTAGATGGCAAATTTTCAATTTTAGATTGGGATTTATTTTTAGAAAAATATTCCGAAGGTTTAACTCCAGAACATGCTAAAATTTCAACCTATGACTACTTAGAAGATACTCTAGGGCTTGATATTGCCTATGCTCAAAAGGAAGTCACGATTGATTTTGCCTGCGAAGATGACTTTAAATATCTTGACTTAAATCCCAAAGACCATCATGTCGTGTCTGTCAAATCTCATGTTTATCTTGCTGATAATACTCTTTTTCAGTATACTGAATCTCGACATCAAGTCGACCGCTTTCGTTTCACAGAATTTGCCAGACGACAAAAAAGATAA
- a CDS encoding PTS sugar transporter subunit IIA, producing the protein MFGIGKKKELKDDKGLYNPVSGEVIELSKVNDPVFSKKIMGDGFAVEPKENKIFAPVSAKVTLVQGHAIGFKRADGLDILLHLGIDTVALKGAPFKIKVKVDDIVNGGDELGTVDWGQIEAAGLDKTTMVIFTNTKDLLSGFEVKYGSANARDELGQASVK; encoded by the coding sequence ATGTTTGGAATAGGAAAAAAGAAAGAATTGAAAGACGATAAAGGGCTATATAATCCAGTTTCTGGAGAAGTTATTGAACTTTCAAAAGTAAACGATCCGGTATTTTCAAAGAAAATAATGGGTGATGGTTTTGCAGTTGAGCCCAAAGAAAATAAAATTTTTGCTCCAGTTTCTGCAAAAGTAACTTTGGTTCAGGGACATGCAATTGGCTTTAAACGTGCTGATGGCTTAGATATTCTTTTACATCTAGGTATTGATACAGTAGCTCTTAAAGGGGCACCATTTAAAATTAAAGTTAAAGTGGATGATATTGTTAATGGTGGTGATGAGCTGGGAACTGTTGATTGGGGGCAGATTGAAGCTGCTGGTTTGGATAAGACAACAATGGTTATTTTTACAAATACTAAAGACCTTTTATCTGGCTTTGAGGTTAAATATGGTTCAGCCAATGCACGTGATGAATTAGGTCAGGCAAGTGTTAAGTAA
- a CDS encoding PTS transporter subunit EIIC, with protein sequence MANYSQLATDIIANVGGAENVTKVIHCITRLRFTLKDKDKADTAAIEALPGVAGAVYNSNLNQYQVVIGQAVEDVYDEVVEQLGDAVVDDEATAQAVAATAPANGKKQNPIVHAFQVVIGTITGSMIPIIGLLAAGGMINGLLSIFVKGNRLIEVIDPASSTYVIISTLAMTPFYFLPVLVGFSAAKQLAPKDTVLQFIGAAVGGFMINPGITNLVNAHVGTNAAGKNVVVEAAAPVANFLGVTFNTSYFGIPVALPSYAYTIFPIIVAVAIAKPLNAWLKKVLPLALRPIFQPMITFFITASIVLLLVGPVISTISSGLSFVIDHILSLNLGIASIIVGGLYQCLVIFGLHWLVVPLISQELAATGASSLNMIVSFTMLAQGVGALTVFFKSKKADLKGLSAPAAISAFCGVTEPAMYGINLKYVRVFIMSSIGAAIGAGVAGFGGLQMFGFSGSLIGFPNFISNPLTHHAPAGNLMLFWIATAVCAVATFLLVWFFGYKDTDVMGEGVEQKNAFKDAVK encoded by the coding sequence ATGGCAAATTATTCACAACTTGCGACTGATATTATCGCAAATGTAGGTGGCGCTGAAAATGTCACAAAAGTTATTCATTGTATCACTCGTCTTCGTTTCACTTTAAAGGACAAGGATAAAGCCGATACAGCAGCAATTGAAGCCTTACCTGGTGTGGCAGGCGCGGTTTATAATTCAAACTTGAATCAATATCAAGTGGTTATTGGACAAGCGGTTGAGGATGTTTATGATGAAGTTGTTGAACAACTTGGTGATGCGGTAGTTGATGATGAGGCAACGGCACAAGCAGTCGCTGCAACAGCACCAGCTAATGGTAAAAAACAAAATCCGATTGTTCATGCTTTCCAAGTGGTCATTGGAACAATTACTGGGTCAATGATTCCTATTATTGGTTTACTTGCAGCTGGTGGGATGATTAATGGTTTACTTAGTATATTTGTTAAGGGAAATCGCTTAATCGAAGTGATTGATCCTGCAAGTTCAACTTATGTCATTATTTCAACACTGGCAATGACGCCCTTTTACTTCTTACCTGTTTTGGTTGGTTTTTCAGCAGCAAAACAATTGGCACCTAAAGATACTGTTTTACAATTTATTGGTGCTGCAGTCGGCGGATTTATGATTAATCCAGGGATTACTAACTTGGTAAATGCGCATGTTGGAACGAATGCGGCAGGTAAAAATGTTGTTGTTGAAGCAGCTGCTCCTGTTGCAAATTTCCTTGGAGTAACTTTTAATACAAGTTATTTTGGAATCCCCGTTGCTTTGCCAAGCTATGCTTATACAATTTTCCCAATCATTGTAGCCGTGGCAATTGCTAAACCACTGAATGCTTGGTTGAAAAAAGTTTTACCACTTGCCTTGCGTCCAATTTTCCAACCAATGATTACTTTCTTTATTACCGCATCAATTGTTTTACTTTTGGTAGGTCCAGTTATTTCTACAATTTCTTCTGGATTGTCATTTGTGATTGATCATATCTTGTCATTGAATTTAGGAATTGCAAGTATTATCGTTGGTGGTTTGTATCAATGTTTGGTTATCTTTGGGTTGCACTGGTTGGTTGTACCACTTATTTCACAAGAATTGGCGGCTACTGGAGCAAGTTCACTCAATATGATTGTTTCTTTCACAATGCTCGCTCAAGGGGTTGGTGCCTTGACTGTCTTCTTTAAATCTAAAAAAGCAGACCTCAAAGGACTTTCTGCTCCAGCAGCAATTTCAGCCTTTTGTGGGGTAACTGAACCGGCAATGTATGGGATTAATTTGAAATATGTGCGTGTCTTTATCATGTCTTCAATTGGTGCCGCGATTGGTGCAGGTGTTGCTGGATTTGGCGGATTACAAATGTTTGGGTTCTCAGGTTCTTTGATTGGTTTCCCTAACTTTATTTCTAATCCTTTGACACATCACGCTCCTGCGGGTAACTTGATGCTCTTCTGGATCGCCACTGCGGTATGTGCGGTTGCAACTTTCCTATTGGTTTGGTTCTTTGGTTATAAAGATACAGATGTAATGGGAGAAGGTGTTGAACAAAAAAATGCATTTAAAGATGCAGTTAAATAA
- a CDS encoding glycoside hydrolase family 65 protein: MTEKDWIIQYDKKEVGKRSYGQESLMSLGNGYLGLRGAPLWSTCSDNHYPGLYVAGVFNRTSTEVAGHDVINEDMVNWPNPQLIKVYIDGELVDFEASVEKQATIDFKNALQIERYQVKLAKGNLTLVTTKFVDPINFHDFGFVGEIIADFSCKLRIETFTDGSVLNQNVERYRAFDSKEFEVTKISKGLLVAKTRTSEIELAIASKSFLNGLAFPKIDSENDEILAEAIEIDLQKNQEVQFDKTIVIASSYESKNPVEFVLTELSATSVSKIQENNTNYWEKVWSDADIVIESDHEDLQRMVRMNIFHIRQAAQHGANQFLDASVGSRGLTGEGYRGHIFWDEIFVLPYYAANEPETARDLLLYRINRLTAAQENAKVDGEKGAMFPWQSGLIGDEQSQFVHLNTVNNEWEPDNSRRQRHVSLAIVYNLWIYSQLTEDESILTDGGLDLIIETTKFWLNKAELGDDGRYHIDGVMGPDEYHEAYPGQEGGICDNAYTNLMLTWQLNWLTELSEKGFEIPKELLEKAQKVRKKLYLDIDENGVIAQYAKYFELKEVDFAAYEAKYGDIHRIDRLMKAEGISPDEYQVAKQADTLMLIYNLGQEHVTKLVKQLAYELPENWLKVNRDYYLARTVHGSTTSRPVFAGIDVKLGDFDEALDFLITAIGSDYYDIQGGTTAEGVHIGVMGETLEVIQNEFAGLSLRDGQFAIAPYLPKSWTKLKFNQIFRGTKVEILIENGQLLLTASADLLTKVYDDEVQLKAGVQTKFDLK; this comes from the coding sequence ATGACTGAAAAAGATTGGATAATCCAATATGATAAAAAAGAAGTAGGGAAACGTTCTTATGGTCAAGAATCTTTAATGTCATTGGGAAATGGTTATTTAGGGCTTCGAGGTGCGCCTTTATGGTCAACTTGTTCTGACAATCATTATCCTGGCTTGTACGTAGCTGGTGTCTTCAACCGGACGAGTACAGAAGTCGCAGGACATGATGTCATTAATGAAGATATGGTAAATTGGCCAAATCCTCAATTAATAAAAGTATATATTGATGGTGAATTGGTTGATTTTGAAGCGTCAGTTGAAAAGCAAGCTACAATTGATTTTAAAAATGCTTTGCAAATTGAACGTTATCAGGTGAAATTGGCCAAAGGAAATTTGACTTTAGTAACAACAAAGTTTGTAGATCCAATTAATTTTCATGATTTTGGTTTTGTTGGTGAAATTATTGCTGACTTCTCTTGTAAATTAAGAATTGAAACTTTTACTGATGGCTCAGTTTTAAATCAAAATGTTGAACGTTATCGGGCTTTTGATAGTAAAGAATTTGAAGTAACAAAAATTTCCAAAGGACTTTTGGTTGCTAAAACAAGAACAAGTGAAATTGAACTTGCAATTGCTTCTAAATCATTTTTGAATGGATTGGCTTTCCCAAAAATAGATTCTGAGAATGATGAGATTTTAGCAGAAGCAATTGAAATTGACTTACAAAAAAATCAAGAAGTTCAGTTTGACAAAACGATTGTCATTGCAAGTTCTTATGAAAGTAAAAATCCTGTTGAGTTTGTACTGACAGAGCTGTCAGCAACTTCTGTCAGTAAAATTCAAGAAAATAATACGAATTATTGGGAAAAAGTTTGGTCAGATGCCGATATTGTTATCGAATCAGACCATGAAGATTTACAAAGAATGGTCAGGATGAACATTTTCCATATTCGTCAAGCGGCACAGCATGGTGCTAATCAGTTTTTAGATGCATCAGTAGGTTCACGTGGCTTGACTGGTGAAGGTTATCGGGGTCATATCTTCTGGGATGAAATTTTTGTTCTTCCTTACTATGCGGCTAATGAGCCAGAAACGGCGCGTGATTTGCTTTTGTACCGAATCAATCGATTGACCGCAGCGCAGGAAAATGCGAAGGTTGATGGAGAAAAAGGAGCTATGTTTCCTTGGCAGTCCGGCTTAATTGGTGATGAACAATCGCAATTTGTTCATTTGAACACAGTAAATAATGAATGGGAACCAGATAATAGCCGGCGTCAAAGGCATGTTAGTTTAGCCATTGTATATAATTTATGGATTTACTCACAACTGACAGAAGATGAAAGCATTTTGACTGACGGTGGTTTAGATTTAATCATTGAAACGACAAAGTTTTGGTTAAATAAAGCCGAATTAGGAGATGACGGCCGTTATCATATTGATGGGGTCATGGGACCTGATGAATATCATGAGGCCTATCCTGGGCAAGAAGGGGGAATCTGTGATAATGCCTATACTAATTTAATGCTCACTTGGCAATTAAATTGGCTGACAGAATTATCAGAAAAAGGATTTGAAATTCCTAAGGAATTACTTGAAAAAGCTCAAAAAGTTCGGAAAAAACTGTATCTAGATATTGATGAAAATGGTGTGATTGCGCAATATGCTAAATATTTTGAGCTTAAGGAAGTGGACTTTGCAGCTTATGAAGCAAAATATGGGGATATTCATCGCATTGACCGTTTGATGAAGGCCGAAGGTATTTCCCCTGACGAATATCAAGTGGCTAAACAGGCTGATACGCTGATGTTAATCTACAATTTGGGTCAGGAGCATGTGACTAAGTTGGTCAAACAATTGGCTTATGAGTTGCCCGAAAATTGGTTGAAAGTCAACCGTGATTATTATCTTGCTAGGACTGTTCACGGTTCAACGACTTCACGTCCGGTTTTTGCTGGGATTGATGTGAAATTAGGGGATTTTGATGAAGCGTTGGATTTCTTGATTACAGCAATTGGCAGTGATTATTATGATATTCAAGGGGGAACAACGGCCGAAGGGGTTCATATTGGGGTCATGGGCGAAACGCTCGAGGTGATTCAAAATGAATTTGCTGGTCTGAGTCTGCGAGATGGCCAATTTGCAATTGCTCCTTATTTACCAAAAAGCTGGACAAAATTGAAATTTAATCAAATTTTTAGAGGAACTAAAGTTGAAATTTTGATTGAAAATGGACAATTATTACTGACAGCGTCGGCGGATTTACTGACCAAAGTTTATGATGATGAGGTTCAATTAAAAGCCGGAGTGCAGACTAAATTTGATTTAAAATAA
- the pgmB gene encoding beta-phosphoglucomutase, with amino-acid sequence MFKAVLFDLDGVITDTAEYHFRAWKALAEEIGINGVDRQFNEQLKGVSREDSLQKILDLADKKVSAEEFKELAKRKNDNYVKMIQDVSPADVYPGILQLLKDLRSNKIKIALASASKNGPFLLERMNLTGYFDAIADPAEVAASKPAPDIFIAAAHAVGVAPSESIGLEDSQAGIQAIKDSGALPIGVGRPEDLGDDIVIVPDTSHYTLEFLKEVWLQKQK; translated from the coding sequence ATGTTTAAAGCAGTATTGTTTGATTTAGATGGTGTAATTACAGATACCGCAGAGTATCATTTTAGAGCTTGGAAAGCTTTGGCTGAAGAAATTGGCATTAATGGTGTTGACCGCCAATTTAATGAGCAATTAAAAGGGGTCTCACGAGAAGACTCGCTTCAGAAAATTCTAGATTTAGCTGATAAAAAAGTATCAGCTGAGGAATTTAAAGAACTTGCTAAGAGAAAAAATGATAACTATGTGAAAATGATTCAGGATGTGTCGCCAGCCGATGTCTATCCTGGAATTTTACAATTACTCAAAGATTTACGTTCAAATAAAATCAAAATTGCTTTAGCGTCGGCTTCTAAGAATGGTCCATTTTTATTAGAGAGAATGAATTTAACTGGATATTTTGATGCAATTGCTGATCCGGCTGAAGTTGCAGCATCAAAACCAGCACCAGATATTTTTATTGCAGCAGCACATGCAGTGGGTGTTGCCCCCTCTGAATCAATTGGGTTAGAGGATTCTCAAGCTGGAATTCAAGCCATCAAAGATTCAGGGGCTTTACCAATTGGTGTAGGGCGCCCAGAAGATTTGGGAGATGATATCGTCATTGTGCCTGATACTTCACACTATACATTAGAATTTTTGAAAGAAGTTTGGCTTCAAAAGCAAAAATAA
- a CDS encoding alpha/beta hydrolase: MNKSTFSLNDTAWVDFYQLQNPRQNENYTFPAIIICPGGGYQHISQRESDPLALAFLAKGYQVLLLNYTVMNKGTNYNFLSQNLEEVQAVFSLIHQNHKEWQINPEQVFLLGCSAGGHLAAWYGNSEQIHRPKGVILCYPVTSFTFGWPSDLSHFNFEIENISEYNISEKVTSSTPPTFIWHTADDEGVPIYNSLKYCDRLSKHQVPFEAHFFESGPHGVSLANRTTAPSDAYCLPSVHRWISWASDWLERQIKN; this comes from the coding sequence ATGAATAAATCAACGTTTTCTTTAAATGATACTGCATGGGTTGATTTTTATCAGCTCCAAAATCCTCGTCAAAACGAAAATTATACTTTTCCTGCTATTATTATCTGCCCTGGTGGTGGTTATCAACATATTTCACAAAGAGAATCTGACCCTCTTGCCTTAGCTTTTCTCGCCAAAGGTTATCAAGTGCTTCTCCTTAATTACACCGTGATGAACAAAGGAACAAACTATAACTTTTTATCACAAAATCTTGAAGAAGTTCAAGCTGTTTTTTCTCTGATTCATCAAAATCATAAAGAATGGCAAATCAATCCTGAGCAAGTTTTCTTACTTGGTTGCTCTGCCGGAGGGCATCTGGCCGCTTGGTATGGTAATTCTGAACAAATCCATCGACCAAAAGGAGTTATTCTCTGCTATCCAGTAACTTCCTTCACTTTTGGTTGGCCTAGTGATTTGTCACATTTTAATTTTGAAATTGAAAATATCTCAGAATATAATATTTCGGAAAAAGTTACTTCCTCAACTCCTCCAACCTTTATTTGGCATACGGCTGATGATGAGGGTGTTCCTATCTATAACAGCCTTAAATATTGTGATCGACTCTCAAAACATCAAGTTCCTTTTGAAGCTCACTTTTTTGAATCTGGACCTCATGGTGTCTCTTTGGCTAATCGTACAACCGCTCCTTCTGATGCATATTGTCTTCCGTCAGTACATCGATGGATTTCTTGGGCATCTGATTGGTTGGAAAGACAAATCAAAAATTAA
- the tsaE gene encoding tRNA (adenosine(37)-N6)-threonylcarbamoyltransferase complex ATPase subunit type 1 TsaE, whose protein sequence is MKFNEEEMLQFAQKLGRKLEAQDVIVLTGELGAGKTTFTKGLALGLEIHQMVKSPTYTIVRSLEGRLPLHHMDVYRIGDDPDSFDLDDYLFGDGVSVIEWGEMLGDDLPENYLEVIFDKYSKDLVNDQEREIILKPHGKRYEELVNNL, encoded by the coding sequence ATGAAATTTAACGAAGAAGAAATGTTACAATTTGCACAAAAATTGGGAAGAAAATTAGAAGCTCAAGATGTTATTGTTTTAACTGGCGAGCTTGGGGCTGGAAAAACAACTTTTACCAAAGGCTTGGCTTTGGGTTTAGAGATTCATCAAATGGTTAAAAGTCCGACTTATACAATTGTCAGAAGTCTGGAAGGACGTTTGCCACTCCATCATATGGATGTTTATCGCATTGGTGATGATCCGGATAGTTTTGATTTAGATGATTATTTATTCGGTGATGGGGTTTCGGTCATTGAATGGGGCGAAATGTTAGGCGATGATTTGCCAGAAAATTATCTGGAAGTCATTTTTGATAAGTATTCTAAAGATTTGGTCAACGATCAAGAACGTGAAATTATTTTGAAACCACATGGAAAAAGATATGAGGAGCTCGTTAATAACTTATGA
- a CDS encoding GNAT family N-acetyltransferase, whose translation MTTELIVREANGADSSRVIEFLNKVGTESNFLTIDEVGILISEAEMTDFLNQQAEKDNNAYFLAFVGDEIAGILHLTADYHYRVRHIAELFIAVSEDYQGYGIGTILLEDALEWVEEVGTIKRLELTVQARNKKACHLYEKFDFELENVKKWGARDENGQLIDVCEYVLFFD comes from the coding sequence ATGACTACAGAGCTAATTGTTAGAGAAGCAAATGGCGCCGACAGTTCTAGAGTCATTGAATTTCTCAATAAGGTTGGAACAGAAAGTAATTTTTTGACCATTGATGAAGTAGGAATTTTAATCTCTGAAGCAGAAATGACGGACTTTTTAAATCAACAAGCTGAGAAAGATAATAATGCTTATTTTCTTGCATTCGTTGGTGATGAAATTGCTGGTATTTTGCATTTGACGGCGGATTATCATTATCGAGTACGTCATATTGCGGAACTTTTTATCGCTGTGTCAGAAGATTATCAAGGCTATGGCATTGGGACGATTCTACTAGAAGATGCACTTGAGTGGGTAGAAGAAGTTGGAACAATCAAACGTTTGGAATTAACTGTCCAAGCACGTAATAAAAAAGCATGTCATCTTTATGAAAAGTTTGATTTTGAATTAGAAAATGTCAAAAAATGGGGCGCCCGAGATGAAAATGGTCAATTAATTGATGTTTGCGAATATGTTTTATTTTTTGACTAA
- a CDS encoding LCP family protein: MKLWIKTLLMLGSIILVTAIAAGGYTLTVLNSTTKAFKMTYTNAGNKKTEQVIQATEPLTILLMGVDTGGEGRGTSDSWNGNSDSQILMTLNPKTHTTTMVSIERDTMTNILDADGNIVSKQKMNAAYPLGYNSGSSSDGLKNAVSYAMKTISAQTGINIDSFATVNFDGLVNMVDNVGGIDINNTTGQTLYISDTEPQYTAKVPPGKQHINGDQALVYTRDRHHLPNGDYGRAAHQREVIAALMKKILALDNITRYEQFLNEASKDFRTNIPINASTITSLLGYKDCFNKVVSIQYEGVGEMVDGASYQFMPTDIYLAMQNIMKKSLDESTVTTLPSSLITYESVFGSGTAPFYYLPSATVTEKGKSTVTYGVDTQGNLVSLNSKNSGNYVSTSGGSVQSDSSSGSSSSTATSSSDSTYQQDNTYNDGYNNSNDSTTSSYGTDDTNTGNYGYGTSQ; this comes from the coding sequence ATGAAGCTTTGGATAAAAACACTTCTCATGCTTGGAAGTATTATTTTAGTAACGGCAATTGCTGCAGGCGGATATACATTAACCGTTCTGAACAGTACAACAAAAGCCTTTAAAATGACTTACACTAATGCTGGGAATAAAAAGACAGAACAAGTCATTCAGGCAACTGAACCTCTAACAATCCTACTTATGGGGGTTGACACAGGAGGCGAAGGGCGTGGAACTTCCGATTCATGGAATGGGAATTCTGACTCACAAATTCTGATGACACTTAATCCTAAAACGCACACGACAACAATGGTTTCAATTGAACGTGATACGATGACTAACATTTTAGATGCTGACGGAAACATTGTTTCTAAGCAAAAAATGAATGCAGCCTATCCCTTAGGTTATAACTCAGGGTCATCTTCTGACGGTTTAAAAAATGCCGTAAGTTATGCTATGAAAACTATTAGTGCTCAGACTGGTATTAATATTGACAGTTTTGCAACAGTCAATTTTGATGGACTAGTTAATATGGTTGATAATGTTGGTGGGATTGATATTAACAATACCACAGGCCAAACTCTCTATATTTCAGATACAGAGCCGCAATATACTGCGAAAGTTCCACCTGGAAAACAACATATTAATGGTGACCAAGCCTTAGTTTATACCCGTGACCGACATCATTTACCAAATGGTGACTATGGTCGGGCAGCTCACCAACGTGAAGTCATTGCAGCACTCATGAAGAAAATTTTAGCCTTAGATAATATCACACGCTATGAACAATTTTTGAATGAAGCCTCAAAAGATTTTAGAACTAATATCCCAATTAATGCTTCAACAATTACTTCATTACTAGGTTATAAAGATTGCTTTAACAAAGTAGTTTCTATTCAATATGAAGGCGTTGGTGAAATGGTTGATGGTGCTTCTTATCAATTTATGCCAACAGATATTTATCTCGCGATGCAAAATATCATGAAGAAATCGCTTGATGAATCAACAGTGACCACTTTGCCAAGCAGTTTGATTACTTATGAATCAGTTTTTGGCTCAGGAACAGCACCTTTTTATTATCTTCCGTCAGCTACTGTAACTGAAAAAGGAAAATCAACGGTGACTTATGGTGTTGATACGCAAGGAAATCTTGTTTCTTTGAATTCTAAAAATTCAGGGAATTATGTTTCGACAAGTGGTGGCTCAGTTCAATCAGATTCAAGTTCGGGCTCCTCTAGCTCCACGGCAACCTCAAGTTCTGATTCTACTTATCAACAAGATAATACTTACAATGATGGCTATAATAATAGTAATGACAGTACAACATCTAGCTATGGAACAGATGATACAAACACAGGGAACTATGGCTACGGTACAAGTCAATAA